A stretch of the Trueperaceae bacterium genome encodes the following:
- the cax gene encoding calcium/proton exchanger encodes MRLLYWLLAFVPIAFYLEYSRASPASIFVSAGLAILPLAGLLGNATERLAARTNSTVGGLLNATFGNASELIIAFFALEAGKFGVVKASISGSIIGNLLLVLGMALFMGGLRHTTQTFNARTAQVTASLLTISVIAFMVPALFDFTERTLGVESSAIRVDDARLALGVAIVLIILYTANLVFTLVTHSDLLSTADETHETGGEAASPFAALSTLVVATVLVAFMAEFLVGSLEGFTRAVGLSEYFVGIIIIPIVGNAAEHAAAVLFAMKGKMDLAVTIALGSTIQVALLVGPLLVVLSFLIGKPMDLVLHNPLELVTLAGAVLIANSVARDGETNWLEGLMLLGVYLIVATAFFFLPSVSS; translated from the coding sequence ATGAGGCTCCTCTACTGGCTGTTGGCATTCGTCCCCATCGCGTTCTATCTCGAGTACAGCCGGGCATCTCCCGCATCGATCTTCGTCTCCGCCGGACTCGCGATACTTCCCCTGGCGGGACTCCTGGGCAACGCTACGGAACGGCTCGCGGCCAGAACCAACTCCACGGTAGGAGGACTGCTCAACGCAACCTTCGGCAACGCCAGCGAGCTGATAATCGCCTTCTTCGCCCTCGAAGCCGGAAAGTTCGGCGTCGTGAAGGCATCGATCTCCGGTTCCATCATCGGCAATCTGCTGTTGGTGCTAGGCATGGCGCTGTTCATGGGAGGTCTTCGACACACCACGCAAACCTTCAATGCACGTACCGCGCAGGTCACGGCGAGCTTGCTCACGATCTCCGTGATCGCCTTCATGGTCCCGGCGCTCTTCGACTTCACCGAACGGACACTGGGCGTGGAGAGCAGTGCGATACGCGTCGATGACGCACGGCTCGCACTGGGAGTCGCCATCGTGCTGATCATCCTCTACACCGCGAACCTCGTCTTCACGCTGGTGACCCACAGCGACCTGCTCTCTACGGCCGACGAGACCCACGAGACCGGTGGTGAAGCGGCAAGCCCATTCGCCGCGCTTTCCACCCTCGTCGTCGCGACCGTCCTAGTCGCGTTCATGGCCGAGTTCCTGGTGGGTTCGCTAGAGGGCTTCACACGCGCCGTGGGACTTTCCGAGTACTTCGTCGGCATTATCATCATCCCTATCGTCGGCAACGCGGCCGAGCATGCCGCCGCCGTGCTGTTCGCCATGAAGGGCAAGATGGACCTCGCGGTGACCATCGCTCTCGGCTCGACGATCCAGGTGGCGCTGCTGGTGGGGCCCCTGCTGGTAGTCCTGTCTTTCCTGATCGGCAAACCCATGGACCTGGTGCTGCACAATCCGCTCGAATTGGTCACGCTGGCGGGTGCCGTCCTGATCGCGAACTCAGTAGCCCGCGACGGCGAGACCAACTGGCTCGAGGGCTTGATGCTTCTCGGTGTATACCTGATCGTGGCGACAGCCTTCTTCTTCCTCCCGAGCGTGAGCAGTTGA
- a CDS encoding metallophosphoesterase, with the protein MSTNAAASVARLLIVTLTVFTLAANPTPAQQSEGLAQEEKETDQSTASVVTVVAAGDITCGAHEETTETACRMGDTAELVRMADPDSVLVLGDAQYEKGTLDAFRERYEEFWGRFLDITHPVPGNHEYETKDAAGYFAYFGGRTGEPDKSWYAFDLGAWRLYAIDSDCKFLEGGCGSGSPEYEWLRNDLEHTSTSCILAYWHHPRFSSGRHGDERKMADIWQLLQEFGADLVLSGHDHDYERFVPMNSAGEPAADGIRQFVVGTGGSTLYDLEDAREGSAVSYDDTFGVLVLELKEHDYDWRFLATDGEAVRDEGEGECG; encoded by the coding sequence ATGAGTACGAACGCGGCCGCGAGCGTAGCCAGGCTGCTGATCGTCACCTTGACCGTCTTCACCCTCGCCGCAAACCCAACCCCGGCGCAGCAGTCGGAGGGGCTGGCCCAGGAGGAGAAGGAGACAGATCAGAGCACCGCTTCAGTAGTCACCGTGGTAGCAGCCGGAGATATCACCTGCGGCGCGCACGAGGAGACAACCGAAACCGCCTGCCGGATGGGCGATACAGCTGAACTCGTTCGAATGGCCGACCCCGACAGCGTTCTCGTACTGGGCGACGCCCAGTACGAGAAGGGCACGCTGGACGCGTTCCGGGAGCGATACGAGGAGTTCTGGGGACGGTTTCTGGACATCACTCATCCCGTCCCCGGCAATCACGAGTACGAGACGAAAGACGCGGCAGGCTACTTCGCCTACTTCGGTGGTCGAACCGGCGAACCTGACAAGAGCTGGTACGCCTTCGACCTCGGGGCGTGGCGCCTCTACGCCATCGACTCCGATTGCAAATTTCTGGAGGGCGGTTGCGGTTCAGGCTCCCCGGAGTACGAGTGGTTGCGAAACGACCTGGAGCACACCTCCACCAGCTGCATCCTCGCCTACTGGCATCACCCGAGATTCTCATCAGGCAGGCACGGTGACGAGCGGAAGATGGCGGATATCTGGCAGCTGTTGCAGGAGTTCGGGGCTGATCTCGTCCTCTCGGGACACGATCACGATTACGAGCGCTTCGTCCCGATGAACTCAGCAGGTGAACCGGCTGCCGACGGGATACGTCAGTTCGTCGTCGGCACGGGTGGTAGCACGCTCTACGACCTCGAGGACGCCCGTGAGGGGAGCGCGGTCAGCTATGACGACACGTTCGGCGTGCTGGTCCTGGAGTTGAAGGAGCACGACTACGACTGGCGCTTCTTGGCAACGGATGGAGAGGCCGTTCGAGACGAGGGTGAAGGCGAGTGCGGTTGA
- a CDS encoding ABC transporter ATP-binding protein: MADVNLPKGPLTDMSDRRYTVEEAKAEHREQRRHRRKELRREGDFDEDGQAFKKAFDGQIMRRLLRYLKPYRWQLFFGVLLLLSYSVLVPAFPSLIARAVDNYIVANRAPFNGWTIDQRLDGLTTIVLIYVGLRLLNFGLRYGYTYLVSWLGQHVIYDIREEIFTKVQRLHLGFFDRTPVGRLITRITSDVDAIQQMMTNGVVGLIADVGLIVGLMVYMFSINWQLALITLTVMPLLFLSLNFLRTRIRDAYRTVRLRISRSNAYLAENLEGMRTVQLFNRETRNQQAFDRINLGLLDAQVEQVRWFSLFFPAVQLVGGISTALILYYTARQLLGPGFSEAVTIGVFIAFNQYSTMFFRPLQDLSDKYNIMQAAMASSERIFGLLDTPELVADPADPLGFDSGFRGEVEFDHVWFAYQNEEWVLRDLSFEIAPGESVAFVGHTGAGKTTIISLVSRFYDVQRGAVRIDGKDVREYEQIDLRRHVGIVLQDPFLFTGTVRSNITLGDDTIPLEQVIEAAKFVNAHSFIEHLPRGYDTPVRERGAGFSTGQKQLIAFARALVQNPDILLVLDEATANIDTETEELIQDALEKLMQGRTTIIIAHRLSTIQDVDRIMVMRKGKLIEQGNHYELLEQGGYYRRLYELQYQGQEERSEA; encoded by the coding sequence ATGGCCGACGTCAACCTGCCGAAAGGGCCCCTCACCGACATGAGCGACCGCCGCTACACGGTCGAGGAAGCCAAGGCGGAGCACCGCGAGCAGCGCCGTCACCGTCGCAAGGAGCTGCGCCGCGAAGGCGACTTCGACGAGGACGGGCAGGCGTTCAAGAAGGCGTTCGACGGGCAGATAATGCGGCGGCTCCTCCGCTACCTGAAGCCGTACCGCTGGCAACTCTTCTTCGGAGTGCTGCTGCTGCTCTCCTACAGCGTCCTCGTGCCCGCGTTCCCGTCTCTAATCGCGCGCGCGGTCGACAACTACATCGTGGCCAACCGCGCGCCCTTCAACGGCTGGACCATCGATCAGCGGCTCGACGGCCTCACCACGATCGTGCTCATCTACGTGGGGCTACGACTGCTGAACTTCGGATTGCGCTACGGCTACACGTACCTCGTATCCTGGCTGGGCCAGCACGTCATCTACGACATCCGCGAGGAGATCTTCACCAAGGTACAGAGGCTCCACCTCGGCTTCTTCGACCGCACCCCGGTCGGCCGACTGATCACCCGCATCACCAGCGACGTGGACGCCATCCAGCAGATGATGACCAACGGCGTGGTGGGACTGATCGCCGACGTCGGCCTCATCGTTGGCCTGATGGTCTACATGTTCAGCATCAACTGGCAGTTGGCCCTGATCACGCTGACGGTCATGCCCCTGCTCTTCCTCTCGCTGAACTTCCTGCGAACCCGCATCCGCGACGCCTACCGGACGGTGAGACTCCGCATAAGCCGCTCCAACGCCTACTTAGCGGAGAACCTCGAGGGGATGCGAACGGTTCAGCTGTTCAACCGCGAGACGCGCAACCAGCAGGCGTTCGACCGCATCAACCTGGGGCTGCTCGACGCCCAGGTCGAACAGGTCCGCTGGTTCAGCCTCTTCTTCCCCGCAGTGCAGCTCGTCGGTGGGATCTCGACCGCCCTGATCCTCTACTACACGGCCCGGCAACTGCTTGGGCCCGGCTTCTCCGAAGCGGTCACGATCGGGGTGTTCATCGCCTTCAACCAGTACAGCACGATGTTCTTCCGCCCCCTTCAGGACCTCTCTGACAAGTACAACATCATGCAGGCGGCGATGGCCTCGAGCGAGAGGATCTTCGGCCTGCTCGACACGCCGGAGCTCGTGGCCGACCCCGCGGATCCGCTCGGCTTCGACAGCGGGTTCCGCGGCGAGGTCGAGTTCGACCACGTATGGTTCGCCTACCAGAACGAAGAGTGGGTCCTGCGCGACCTCTCCTTCGAGATCGCGCCCGGCGAATCGGTGGCGTTCGTGGGTCACACCGGGGCCGGCAAGACCACCATCATCAGCCTCGTCTCGCGCTTCTACGATGTGCAGCGCGGAGCGGTGCGGATCGACGGCAAGGACGTGCGCGAGTACGAGCAGATCGACCTGAGGCGGCACGTGGGGATCGTCCTGCAGGACCCGTTCCTCTTCACGGGCACGGTGCGCAGCAACATCACTCTGGGGGACGACACCATCCCGCTCGAGCAGGTCATCGAGGCGGCGAAGTTCGTGAACGCCCACTCGTTCATCGAGCACCTCCCGCGAGGCTACGACACACCTGTGCGGGAGCGCGGAGCCGGCTTCTCGACCGGCCAGAAGCAGCTCATCGCCTTCGCCCGGGCGCTCGTGCAGAACCCCGACATCCTGCTCGTGCTGGATGAAGCGACCGCCAACATCGACACCGAGACCGAGGAGCTCATCCAGGATGCGCTGGAGAAGCTCATGCAGGGGCGCACGACGATCATAATCGCGCACCGGCTCTCGACGATCCAGGACGTGGACCGGATCATGGTGATGCGCAAGGGCAAACTGATCGAGCAGGGGAACCATTACGAGCTGCTCGAGCAGGGCGGCTACTACCGGCGGCTCTACGAACTCCAGTACCAGGGTCAGGAGGAGCGGAGCGAGGCGTAA
- a CDS encoding HD-GYP domain-containing protein: protein MASRQLHPGELQARSSRSHLLDDIRRKRVGLGWVIGSLLAFALLAQWPPLAEVTVHGMYVPIIVGAYFFGLRGALVVAAAAGLALSPLTTFAALGDLSWISRQLFYLVVAGISGRLLGLVDERRRSLIRTQITALKSFAVAVETEDEPDGEHCDRVAANSRTLGEALGLRDRELEELYWAGLLHDIGKVTVPREILRKPGGLTLEEYLVMRRHARLGANLLSSIDSFRRVAEGVGAHHERWDGSGYPGGLRGEDIPLFGRILAVVDVFEALSSDRPYRKALSRQDAVEELRSGAGSQFDPALVETYCRLFEEGRVQVASQPEAAAEQPRLPLHSQGRSLSGPN, encoded by the coding sequence GTGGCATCACGTCAACTTCATCCGGGCGAACTGCAAGCCCGCAGTTCGCGCTCACATCTCCTCGATGACATCCGGCGCAAGCGAGTTGGATTGGGCTGGGTTATCGGATCACTACTGGCATTCGCGTTGCTCGCCCAATGGCCGCCCCTCGCAGAGGTGACAGTACACGGCATGTACGTGCCCATCATCGTGGGCGCCTACTTCTTCGGCTTGCGCGGAGCGCTGGTCGTCGCCGCGGCTGCCGGTCTGGCACTGAGCCCGCTTACGACGTTCGCTGCCCTGGGAGACCTCTCCTGGATCTCGCGGCAGCTCTTCTACCTGGTCGTCGCCGGCATCTCGGGACGCCTGCTGGGGCTCGTGGACGAGCGCCGGCGCAGCCTCATCCGCACCCAGATCACCGCACTCAAGAGCTTCGCGGTCGCCGTCGAGACCGAAGACGAACCCGACGGTGAGCACTGCGACCGGGTCGCCGCCAACTCGCGGACCCTCGGCGAGGCCCTCGGTCTCAGGGACCGTGAGCTGGAGGAGCTGTACTGGGCGGGTCTGCTCCACGACATCGGCAAGGTGACCGTCCCCCGGGAGATACTCCGCAAGCCGGGCGGGTTGACCCTCGAGGAGTACCTGGTGATGCGGCGCCATGCCAGGCTGGGCGCGAACCTGCTCAGCTCCATCGACAGTTTCCGCCGCGTTGCGGAGGGAGTCGGCGCTCATCACGAGCGTTGGGACGGCTCGGGCTACCCTGGCGGCCTGCGCGGCGAGGACATACCACTCTTCGGCCGGATCCTGGCCGTGGTCGACGTTTTCGAGGCACTCTCGAGCGACCGCCCCTACCGGAAGGCGCTAAGCCGGCAGGACGCCGTCGAGGAGTTGCGCAGCGGCGCCGGCAGCCAGTTCGACCCGGCGCTGGTCGAGACCTACTGCCGCCTCTTCGAGGAGGGCAGGGTACAGGTCGCCAGCCAGCCCGAGGCCGCGGCCGAGCAGCCCAGGCTCCCCCTCCACTCCCAAGGCAGGTCGCTGAGCGGACCGAACTGA
- a CDS encoding PASTA domain-containing protein produces MPLIDGKYEILSEQQLGPEQTLFEATAPDGAAVRIVWYELEPDQEARFEHYRRTVKRLKRSDRAAVYDVVSRPGAHYVAWHLPVDAKPAAADDELSSALATAGYRAEDADVRRNGRRPILYGLAFDGTSLPATVVPSGPEEARPRARRSAPVPPRWAVTLAATCLLGIIALAFLYAGLTQRANDTLVVVPRVAGAGVNEAAALLHGLGLRVDPVPIGSSEEAGTVLNVEPASGTQLRPGRTVRLSYALPPGAVTPAEVPRVVARRYPEEAAAILEETGLQIGTVARIPAEQAAGLVISQSPAAGTVSYEGATVDLLVSAGPNEQLTFVPDLVGLPVEEARYLARVAGLSPERILEDAVPAGRGDAGTVVAQSLRPNQPVEQGEAVLRLTVARPERNLASNESGLPSFVGLSLEEARELAGSLELTVEQIADRTIPEVVVDQSPPPATEGARELTLVVNVHPLVIPTPDVQANIREPEPRELAFRWFIEPGIPEQLARVYATDLEGNTRLVWVERVEGGESVEGVWRTMVTGPVRFSLTLNDQPYGIDLQAN; encoded by the coding sequence ATGCCCCTGATAGACGGAAAGTACGAGATCCTCAGCGAGCAGCAACTCGGGCCCGAGCAGACACTGTTCGAGGCTACCGCGCCCGATGGTGCCGCGGTGAGGATCGTCTGGTACGAGTTGGAGCCCGACCAGGAAGCGCGCTTCGAGCACTACCGGCGAACGGTGAAGCGACTCAAGCGCTCCGACAGGGCGGCCGTCTACGACGTGGTCTCACGACCGGGCGCCCACTACGTTGCCTGGCACCTGCCGGTCGACGCCAAGCCAGCCGCGGCCGATGACGAGCTCTCCTCTGCCCTCGCCACGGCCGGCTACCGGGCCGAGGACGCCGACGTGAGGCGCAACGGCCGCCGTCCGATCCTCTACGGGCTCGCCTTCGACGGAACGTCGTTGCCGGCGACCGTCGTCCCTTCAGGGCCAGAGGAAGCGAGGCCCAGGGCGCGGCGTAGCGCGCCGGTGCCTCCCCGCTGGGCGGTAACGCTCGCAGCCACCTGCCTGCTGGGGATAATCGCGCTGGCCTTCCTCTATGCCGGGCTTACACAGCGGGCCAACGACACGCTGGTGGTGGTGCCGCGGGTGGCGGGCGCCGGTGTGAACGAGGCGGCCGCGCTGCTCCACGGCCTCGGCCTACGAGTGGATCCGGTACCGATCGGCTCATCCGAAGAAGCCGGCACGGTTCTCAACGTCGAGCCGGCCAGCGGGACGCAGCTGCGGCCGGGCCGCACGGTCAGGCTCTCCTACGCTCTCCCCCCAGGCGCGGTCACCCCCGCCGAAGTACCACGTGTCGTCGCCCGCCGATATCCCGAGGAGGCGGCGGCCATCCTCGAGGAGACCGGGCTGCAGATCGGGACCGTCGCCCGCATCCCCGCCGAGCAGGCGGCGGGACTCGTCATCTCCCAGTCGCCGGCCGCGGGGACGGTGAGCTACGAGGGCGCCACTGTCGACCTGCTCGTGAGCGCGGGGCCGAACGAGCAACTTACGTTCGTCCCCGACCTAGTCGGGCTGCCGGTCGAGGAGGCCCGCTATCTGGCGCGGGTAGCCGGGTTGTCGCCCGAGAGGATCCTCGAGGACGCCGTGCCAGCGGGGCGCGGTGACGCCGGCACCGTCGTGGCGCAGTCGCTCCGCCCCAATCAGCCGGTCGAGCAGGGGGAAGCGGTGTTGCGGCTAACCGTCGCTCGCCCCGAACGGAACCTCGCCTCCAACGAGTCGGGACTGCCATCGTTCGTGGGACTCAGCCTCGAGGAGGCCAGGGAGTTGGCCGGCTCGCTCGAGCTCACTGTCGAGCAGATCGCAGATCGAACCATCCCCGAAGTGGTCGTCGACCAGTCGCCGCCACCTGCCACCGAAGGGGCTCGGGAGCTTACTCTGGTCGTCAACGTCCACCCGCTCGTCATCCCCACCCCCGACGTGCAGGCGAACATCCGCGAACCGGAACCCAGGGAACTCGCGTTCCGCTGGTTCATCGAGCCGGGGATCCCCGAGCAGTTGGCCCGCGTCTACGCGACCGACCTCGAGGGGAACACCAGGCTCGTCTGGGTCGAAAGGGTGGAGGGCGGAGAGAGCGTCGAAGGGGTGTGGCGTACGATGGTCACGGGGCCGGTCCGGTTCAGCCTCACCCTCAACGATCAACCTTACGGCATAGATCTGCAGGCGAACTGA
- a CDS encoding GGDEF domain-containing protein: protein MNERPSLVGPKRAHPLVLLLIVLLVPLIAFIDYLTGPELGSSLFYTIPIVVMARIASRFAAWATLVLAALGWMTVDVLTTPSYTGILIPLWNTLTRVAFFTLALVVVRNTQQELRSARIMALSDPLTGLPNRQYLLIMLGAARARLERYGSPLTLAFMDVDDFKPVNDRHGHLAGDKLLQEIATVLVEEVRDTDTVARIGGDEFLILLPDAPAPTASQILERVRNALAKIRLPEGSAVSFSIGACTFLEAGESIEAMLRRADEQMYRVKRSGKDAVRIEEVG from the coding sequence ATGAACGAGCGTCCAAGCCTGGTGGGGCCGAAGCGGGCTCACCCCCTTGTCTTGCTGCTGATCGTTCTGCTCGTGCCACTCATCGCCTTCATCGACTACCTGACCGGGCCCGAGCTCGGTTCGTCGCTCTTCTACACGATCCCGATAGTCGTGATGGCGCGCATCGCCAGCCGCTTCGCCGCCTGGGCGACGCTGGTACTGGCCGCGCTCGGCTGGATGACGGTCGACGTCCTCACCACGCCGAGCTATACGGGGATCCTCATACCGCTGTGGAATACCCTCACCCGGGTCGCCTTCTTCACGCTCGCCCTGGTCGTGGTGAGGAACACCCAGCAGGAGTTGCGTTCTGCCCGCATCATGGCGCTGAGCGACCCGCTCACGGGGCTTCCGAACAGACAGTATCTGCTGATCATGCTCGGGGCCGCGCGGGCAAGGCTCGAGCGCTACGGTTCACCTCTAACCCTGGCCTTCATGGACGTGGACGACTTCAAGCCGGTCAACGACCGTCACGGGCACCTGGCCGGCGACAAGTTGCTCCAGGAGATCGCCACCGTTCTCGTGGAGGAGGTGCGCGATACCGACACGGTGGCGCGGATCGGCGGCGACGAATTCCTGATCCTCCTGCCCGACGCTCCCGCTCCGACCGCCAGTCAGATTCTCGAGCGGGTACGCAACGCGCTCGCCAAGATACGCCTACCCGAGGGCAGCGCCGTCTCCTTCAGCATCGGCGCCTGCACCTTCCTCGAGGCAGGCGAGTCGATAGAGGCCATGCTTCGGCGGGCCGACGAGCAGATGTACCGGGTGAAACGATCGGGCAAAGACGCGGTGAGGATAGAAGAGGTCGGCTGA
- a CDS encoding ABC transporter ATP-binding protein has product MRQTFSDLSRYVRRYPGRYLAGLAALVVSGFFTTLVPIIVGGAVDGLTRSTLTMDDVLGYIGALLASTAIAALAIIIVRRTILNASWEIQFDIRRDLFEHFTRLDSAFFDDHRVGDLMARLTADLNAVRMFVGVAIFQGVNTTFLLGFTLWRMFQLSPQLTAFTLLMVPVIVLSFFLLLKSVHKRYERVQEQFSDVSAMAQENFNGIRVVKGFGVEDREISNFKRLNDDFIRRNLTLTKVEGPMFPLMEFLFGATISLLLLFGGRAVLGAGNDLTIGEFSAFVFLFEGIQWPLIALGWIANIVQRGVTSWGRLAELLNTRPRIADGPQTDFSLRTVRGDIEFRDVTLRFDDFTALDRVSFRIRAGEAVGFTGRTGAGKTLIVNLIGRVVEPTSGQILIDGRDIREFPLEVLRRHIGVVPQEPFLFSDTIAENIAYGIPKDDSPERMERIREVARMAQLADDVEEFPEGYDTSLGERGVTLSGGQRQRTAIARAIIRDPSVLILDDALSAVDTHTEAEILKGLEQVQKGRTTLVIAHRLSAFQNCDRIFVMAEGKISEQGTHRQLLEQDGWYADMHRRQQLEADLEAA; this is encoded by the coding sequence GTGCGTCAGACCTTCAGCGATCTCTCCCGATACGTTAGGCGCTACCCGGGTCGATACCTGGCCGGACTCGCGGCCTTGGTGGTATCCGGCTTCTTCACCACCCTGGTACCGATAATCGTCGGCGGAGCGGTCGACGGCCTCACCCGTTCGACGCTCACGATGGACGACGTCCTCGGCTACATCGGAGCCCTGCTCGCCTCGACGGCCATCGCTGCCCTGGCGATCATCATCGTGAGGCGCACCATCCTCAACGCCTCCTGGGAGATCCAGTTCGACATCCGCCGCGATCTGTTCGAGCACTTCACCCGGCTCGATTCGGCCTTCTTCGACGATCACAGGGTGGGCGACCTGATGGCCCGCCTCACCGCCGATCTCAACGCGGTACGGATGTTCGTGGGGGTCGCGATCTTCCAGGGAGTGAACACCACTTTCCTGCTCGGGTTCACGCTCTGGCGGATGTTCCAATTGAGCCCCCAACTGACCGCCTTCACCCTGCTGATGGTGCCTGTCATCGTCCTCTCCTTCTTCCTCCTCCTCAAGTCCGTTCACAAGCGCTACGAACGGGTCCAGGAGCAGTTCTCCGACGTATCGGCGATGGCCCAGGAGAACTTCAACGGGATCCGGGTCGTCAAGGGGTTCGGTGTCGAGGACCGCGAGATAAGCAACTTCAAGCGCCTCAACGACGACTTCATCCGTCGCAATCTCACCCTCACCAAGGTGGAGGGGCCGATGTTCCCGCTCATGGAGTTCCTCTTCGGCGCCACCATCTCCCTGCTGCTGCTGTTCGGTGGCCGGGCCGTGCTGGGAGCCGGCAACGACCTCACCATCGGCGAGTTCTCGGCCTTCGTGTTCCTCTTCGAAGGCATCCAGTGGCCGCTCATCGCCCTCGGCTGGATCGCCAACATCGTGCAGCGGGGCGTCACCTCCTGGGGGAGGCTGGCTGAACTCCTCAACACCCGGCCGCGCATCGCCGACGGACCTCAGACCGACTTCTCGCTGCGAACGGTCCGCGGCGACATAGAGTTCAGGGACGTGACTCTGAGGTTCGACGACTTCACCGCACTCGACCGGGTCTCGTTCCGGATCCGGGCGGGCGAAGCCGTGGGCTTCACCGGCCGCACCGGCGCCGGCAAGACGCTCATCGTAAACCTGATCGGGCGGGTCGTCGAACCGACCTCGGGACAGATACTGATAGACGGCCGCGACATCCGGGAGTTCCCGCTCGAGGTACTGAGGCGGCACATCGGCGTCGTCCCTCAGGAACCGTTCCTCTTCTCCGACACGATCGCCGAGAACATCGCCTACGGAATACCGAAGGACGACAGCCCCGAGCGGATGGAGCGGATCCGCGAGGTGGCCCGGATGGCGCAGCTGGCCGATGACGTCGAGGAGTTCCCGGAGGGCTACGACACCAGCCTCGGGGAACGGGGTGTAACCCTCTCCGGTGGCCAGCGGCAACGCACCGCGATCGCTCGAGCGATCATCCGCGACCCTTCGGTGCTTATCCTCGACGACGCCCTCTCGGCGGTCGATACCCACACCGAGGCCGAGATCCTCAAGGGGCTGGAGCAGGTGCAGAAGGGGCGCACCACCCTTGTCATCGCCCACCGCCTCTCCGCCTTCCAGAACTGCGACCGCATCTTCGTCATGGCAGAGGGCAAGATCAGCGAGCAGGGCACCCACCGGCAGCTGCTCGAGCAGGACGGCTGGTACGCCGACATGCACCGCCGCCAGCAGCTGGAAGCCGACCTGGAGGCTGCCTGA